A stretch of DNA from Synechococcus sp. UW179A:
CCGATTGTTCAAAGAATGCTGGTGAGTTCAAGAATCGGTATTTCGTTGCGTCAGTCGCGACGTGGTGCACCCCGACGGGCCGCTAGCACCGCTTGCACTTGCCTCCAGCTGACCCCGTGATGGGCCAGGGCAACCTGCATGTGAAACAGGATGTCGGCGGCCTCGCCTGCAATTTCATCGGTGTTGTTGTCTTTGCAGGCCATCACGAACTCGGCACTTTCCTCACCGATTTTCTTGAGGATGCTGTTGTCACCACCCTTGAGCAGTTTGTTGGTGTAACTGCCTTCCTCAGGATGATCCCTGCGGCTTTCGATCACGCGCATCAGCTCTGTGCAGGCGTCAGCAGGGGGAGCAAGCGACTCCGGGCCCCCCGGGGCGCGTTGATCACTGTCTTCGTAAAAGCAGCTGCGAGCTCCGGTGTGACAGGCCACATCGCCGGCCTGTTCAATCGTGATCAGGATCACATCCGCATCGCAGTCGTAGCGGATGCTTCTCACTGTCTGGGTGTGGCCGCTGGTGGCTCCCTTGTGCCAAAGCTCTTTGCGCGAGCGGCTCCAGTAATGAACCTCACCGCTGCTCAGGGTGAGTTCGATGGAGTGCCTGTTCATCCAGGCCACCATCAGCACGGCACCATCCAGCCAGTCCTGGGCGATCGCGGGGATCAAGCCCGCATCATTGAAATGGAGCTGATCAATGAAGGCTGATGTGAGGGGCTGCATTGGGCTGCGCTTGCTGCAGATGTAGACAGGAAGAATCCTGCCGCAGTGCCTCCCTCTTCTCCTCCCGATGCCTCTGCCCTCCGCTGGTCACACCTGCAGCAAGCATTTCGAGGGGTACCCCTGTTGCCATCGGCAG
This window harbors:
- the hisIE gene encoding bifunctional phosphoribosyl-AMP cyclohydrolase/phosphoribosyl-ATP diphosphatase HisIE, whose protein sequence is MQPLTSAFIDQLHFNDAGLIPAIAQDWLDGAVLMVAWMNRHSIELTLSSGEVHYWSRSRKELWHKGATSGHTQTVRSIRYDCDADVILITIEQAGDVACHTGARSCFYEDSDQRAPGGPESLAPPADACTELMRVIESRRDHPEEGSYTNKLLKGGDNSILKKIGEESAEFVMACKDNNTDEIAGEAADILFHMQVALAHHGVSWRQVQAVLAARRGAPRRD